One Sulfolobales archaeon genomic window carries:
- a CDS encoding 4Fe-4S dicluster domain-containing protein, with translation MTRYAHLWDASKCVGCAACIIECISGNHPDMMESDNKSWNWVASNIRRIEVEESFRARILLLQCQHCDDPPCVHACPTGASYIDRSNGLVKIDPGKCIGCRYCVVACPYNARWVHPVTGLPEKCMGETCLYIVEKLGGKPICVSVCPAGARDFGDIDDPSSSISQRLRRSRFVRLLEYKGTGPKFFVVVG, from the coding sequence ATGACCAGATATGCTCATCTCTGGGATGCTTCAAAATGTGTAGGATGTGCAGCATGTATAATAGAGTGCATCTCAGGAAATCATCCTGATATGATGGAGTCTGATAATAAGAGCTGGAATTGGGTTGCTTCTAATATAAGAAGAATAGAGGTAGAAGAATCTTTCAGAGCTAGAATTCTTCTTCTACAATGCCAGCATTGCGATGACCCTCCATGTGTTCACGCATGCCCTACGGGAGCCTCCTACATAGATAGATCTAATGGTCTTGTCAAGATAGATCCGGGGAAGTGTATAGGGTGTAGATACTGCGTTGTTGCATGCCCATATAATGCTAGATGGGTTCACCCTGTCACAGGTCTTCCTGAGAAGTGTATGGGTGAGACATGTCTCTACATTGTCGAGAAGCTCGGTGGAAAGCCTATATGTGTCTCTGTATGTCCTGCAGGAGCTAGAGACTTTGGAGACATAGATGATCCTAGTAGTAGCATCAGTCAGAGACTTCGTAGAAGTAGATTTGTTAGATTGCTAGAGTATAAAGGAACTGGTCCAAAGTTCTTCGTGGTGGTGGGATGA
- the nrfD gene encoding NrfD/PsrC family molybdoenzyme membrane anchor subunit, protein MMPSGELLSGVLTQTQVAGWEWLIAVFLWLAGISGMGSVAYYWYRRASLAYTLLISIVLALVFVVADLTRPWNVFNAIITAMLSGTYNWSSWMALGIVLLVVQLILLLAISLHHAGLGRIRGFSWISRLASSNIFLALVGFSGFMVTIYSGFLISQASGISLWNTALIPALWIVSASVCSVALVEIFSIFDSSREHAEEMKKIGVRIGLSIDLFELFLLLSFIYVSLTFISLGARLGAEMILYGELAPITWIGVIGLGIIYPALVGAYTVISKRYVKALILSAALLALIGALLLRYVILAGGVYEPLYI, encoded by the coding sequence ATGATGCCTTCCGGAGAGCTTCTATCTGGAGTGCTCACTCAGACACAGGTTGCGGGATGGGAGTGGCTTATAGCAGTATTCCTATGGCTTGCAGGAATCTCAGGTATGGGATCTGTAGCATACTACTGGTATAGAAGAGCTTCGCTAGCATACACTCTTCTAATATCAATAGTTCTCGCACTAGTATTCGTTGTGGCAGATCTAACAAGACCTTGGAATGTCTTCAACGCTATAATAACAGCCATGCTCTCGGGAACGTATAACTGGAGTTCCTGGATGGCGTTAGGTATAGTACTTCTAGTAGTGCAGCTGATACTACTTCTAGCAATTTCTCTACATCATGCAGGTCTTGGAAGGATCAGAGGATTCAGCTGGATCTCTAGACTGGCTAGTTCAAATATATTCCTAGCCCTAGTAGGGTTCTCAGGATTCATGGTTACCATCTATAGCGGATTCCTAATATCGCAGGCTTCTGGAATAAGCCTCTGGAACACCGCTCTGATACCAGCTCTATGGATTGTGAGTGCTTCTGTGTGCTCGGTAGCATTGGTAGAGATATTCTCGATCTTTGACAGTTCTCGTGAACATGCTGAAGAGATGAAGAAGATTGGTGTGAGAATAGGACTTTCAATAGATCTATTCGAGCTATTCTTACTACTATCATTCATATATGTCTCTCTCACCTTCATAAGCCTAGGAGCCAGGCTCGGCGCTGAGATGATACTATATGGAGAGCTAGCTCCTATAACATGGATTGGAGTGATAGGTCTGGGCATTATATATCCAGCACTAGTCGGTGCCTACACAGTTATTTCTAAGAGATATGTGAAAGCTCTAATACTATCTGCAGCACTGCTAGCACTCATAGGAGCTCTTCTACTGAGATATGTGATACTAGCCGGAGGAGTCTACGAACCTCTATACATATAG
- a CDS encoding DHH family phosphoesterase: protein MQRVSSEDFLREIERELRGGEIRIYITSHPSADLDSIASAVALSYLLRSISENLSGDKICYLSIGGVDSLARRILEIASSRGILRECREISGEGVLFIVDAQSCERCGVDCSLFKRIFIIDHHITSEDMRSDNERFYYLLDPGSSSTTEIITRILLIRGILPRDQEILDIILSAILYDTNLLESVGVDTESIVREIMREGGSLHRSLKLLKRDLRYDEKIARIKALMRLKAFETREGIIICISRLRAHEGASAGLLMSAGCDISLIISERKEEIWVISRCGSLCDKKGIDEILLRDLVSRLGGSWGGHSKAAMARISISNLNTVESEILRILGEKLGSLKEIKS from the coding sequence ATGCAGAGAGTATCATCAGAAGATTTTCTAAGAGAAATAGAGAGAGAACTTAGAGGAGGAGAGATAAGAATATATATAACCTCTCATCCATCCGCAGATCTAGACTCCATAGCTTCAGCAGTAGCTCTCTCATATCTTCTTAGAAGCATTTCAGAGAACCTATCTGGAGATAAGATATGCTACCTCAGCATAGGAGGAGTTGATAGTCTTGCTAGAAGAATTCTCGAGATAGCATCCAGCAGAGGTATTCTGAGAGAGTGTAGAGAGATATCAGGTGAAGGAGTTTTATTCATAGTAGATGCTCAGTCTTGCGAGAGATGTGGTGTTGATTGCAGTCTTTTCAAAAGAATTTTCATAATAGATCATCACATAACTAGCGAGGATATGCGGAGTGATAATGAGAGGTTCTACTACTTACTAGATCCTGGATCTTCTTCTACAACCGAGATAATAACGAGGATTCTGCTCATTAGAGGGATTCTACCAAGAGATCAAGAGATCCTAGATATAATTCTCTCAGCGATTCTATATGATACGAATCTTCTAGAGAGCGTGGGAGTTGATACCGAGAGTATAGTTAGAGAGATAATGAGAGAAGGAGGTAGTCTTCATAGATCTTTAAAACTTCTCAAAAGAGATCTAAGATATGATGAGAAGATCGCGAGAATTAAAGCTTTGATGAGACTTAAAGCCTTCGAGACAAGAGAAGGAATTATAATATGCATAAGCAGATTAAGAGCTCACGAAGGAGCTTCAGCAGGTCTTCTCATGAGCGCTGGATGTGATATATCTCTCATAATATCTGAGAGAAAAGAAGAGATCTGGGTGATCTCAAGATGCGGTTCTTTATGTGATAAAAAAGGTATTGACGAGATCCTCTTAAGAGATCTTGTCAGCAGATTAGGAGGTAGCTGGGGAGGTCATTCGAAAGCTGCCATGGCTAGAATCTCTATCTCTAATCTGAATACTGTAGAATCAGAGATTTTGAGAATCCTAGGTGAAAAACTGGGATCTCTTAAAGAGATCAAGAGCTAG
- a CDS encoding DUF3194 domain-containing protein encodes MEQRGEVEDREFFSEDIVLDLDLKILSEKDLEDIISVFEESIRTSIDRSILRPLINAYAIETSIQAGEKLVLRAYIEIYHRKDISREIVLKLIDEALERGYRDAESIIRRFSKRNRERT; translated from the coding sequence ATGGAGCAGCGAGGAGAGGTGGAGGATAGAGAATTTTTCTCAGAAGATATAGTACTAGATCTTGATCTGAAGATATTATCAGAGAAAGATCTTGAGGATATTATAAGTGTCTTCGAAGAAAGTATAAGAACTTCTATCGATAGAAGTATTCTAAGACCTCTTATAAACGCCTACGCCATAGAAACATCTATACAAGCCGGGGAGAAGCTTGTGCTCAGAGCATATATCGAGATCTATCATAGGAAAGATATCTCGAGAGAGATAGTTCTAAAACTCATAGATGAAGCTCTAGAAAGAGGTTATAGAGATGCAGAGAGTATCATCAGAAGATTTTCTAAGAGAAATAGAGAGAGAACTTAG
- a CDS encoding prefoldin subunit beta, translated as MAETLPPELQQYVLKLQQLRNKLNQIIAEKSVVQAQLREAERALEVLKSVSQDAPVYKAAGHLLVKVSKEDAEKDLNDKKDLLELRLKSLEKQEASLNTEIKNLESKINEIIGRYYGAARRGGG; from the coding sequence ATGGCTGAAACACTTCCTCCAGAGCTTCAGCAATATGTTTTAAAACTTCAACAGCTTCGAAACAAATTGAATCAGATTATTGCTGAGAAGAGTGTTGTTCAAGCTCAGCTTAGAGAAGCTGAGAGAGCTCTTGAAGTTTTAAAAAGTGTTAGTCAAGACGCTCCTGTCTACAAAGCTGCGGGTCATCTTCTGGTTAAGGTTTCGAAGGAGGATGCTGAGAAGGATCTCAACGATAAAAAAGATCTTCTAGAACTCAGACTTAAAAGTCTCGAGAAGCAGGAGGCCTCTCTAAACACAGAGATCAAGAATCTCGAATCTAAGATCAATGAGATTATAGGTAGGTATTATGGAGCAGCGAGGAGAGGTGGAGGATAG
- a CDS encoding metallophosphoesterase family protein, translated as MTGADFIEEVIRIVRSHEEISRVLEEFREILLREKNSRKNPQGLVRLDGGRYYAVGDLHGDFNTFAEILNEYNLLRHLDERGYVVFLGDYVDRGYRQVEVFIGLSLLKIYYRDHVIILRGNHEGPEHLLPYPHDFPQILLYRYGSSEGSKIYSLSREIFDLMPYAAYREGSILFVHGGIPVFTTDECPRDISCILDADDPYSRTLEEILWNDPLRGEEELEYTINPRGAGYLWGVGITRRFLEKTRLKAIVRGHEPAWNGYMLDHDGRVLTLFSRLGDPYYNSSAAIAYLGNIDQFNRFIDEMIIQIS; from the coding sequence ATGACTGGAGCGGATTTTATAGAAGAGGTTATCAGGATCGTTAGATCTCATGAGGAGATCTCGAGAGTATTAGAAGAATTTAGAGAGATTCTACTTCGCGAGAAGAACTCGAGGAAAAATCCTCAAGGACTTGTCAGACTTGATGGTGGTAGATACTATGCTGTAGGAGATCTCCATGGTGATTTTAATACGTTTGCAGAGATCTTGAACGAATACAATTTGCTAAGACATCTTGATGAGAGAGGCTATGTTGTTTTTCTAGGAGATTATGTGGATCGAGGTTATAGACAGGTTGAGGTTTTCATAGGATTATCTCTTCTAAAGATCTACTACAGAGATCACGTGATCATCTTAAGAGGAAATCATGAAGGACCTGAACATCTTCTACCATACCCCCATGACTTTCCTCAGATCCTTTTATACAGGTATGGGAGTAGTGAGGGTTCTAAGATCTATTCTCTCTCTAGAGAAATATTCGATCTAATGCCCTACGCAGCATATAGAGAAGGATCTATTCTCTTCGTACATGGAGGTATTCCAGTGTTTACAACAGATGAATGTCCTAGAGATATCTCATGTATTCTCGATGCAGACGATCCCTATAGTAGAACTCTGGAAGAGATATTATGGAATGATCCTTTAAGAGGTGAAGAAGAACTCGAGTACACTATAAATCCTAGAGGAGCAGGATATCTCTGGGGTGTGGGGATAACTAGAAGATTTCTAGAGAAAACAAGATTAAAAGCGATAGTAAGAGGTCATGAACCGGCTTGGAACGGGTATATGCTGGATCACGATGGAAGAGTACTGACATTATTCTCAAGACTAGGAGATCCTTATTATAATTCTTCTGCAGCCATAGCATATCTAGGAAATATAGATCAGTTTAACAGATTTATTGATGAGATGATCATACAGATCAGCTGA